The Solea senegalensis isolate Sse05_10M linkage group LG14, IFAPA_SoseM_1, whole genome shotgun sequence genomic sequence caaacacagaaacaaggaCTTACACTTAGAGCCAGtgttagactttttttttttttatcaaatattcATACACAGACTGTTCCACTGtctgttttactttcatcaaaatCAAACctattttgtttaatatttttatgtCAGCATAAAAATTATCACATCAGGCAGCAGTGTAGTTCAAGGGGTTAACTAACTAGttaattaactaactaactaactaacaattGTTGTCTTCAAATTCCTCTCTCAATCgtctatgtttttttaatgtacattttgtatCTCCATCACAGACACTGTTAGATAGTGAGGTATGGGCACTAAGAGCTGCATTATTGGGTAAACTCAAAACATCAACAGAGTTTACAAGTCTcctcttctacctctttatcctccacatgagggttgcggggagGGGGGgtgcgctggtgccaatcccagtttaCGTAGGGCGAAGGGcgaggtcacaccctggacagttccccagtccatcacaggaccataAACTGtgaatataaacatataaatatccTTTAAACATGTTTCCTTTAAGTCTGTGTAAGAAATGGAttacataaaacacatataATTACATGTCTTACATTATGTGCCTTTAATCACTTCACTGGTTTGATTGAGCTGTCCTCTACAGCGCCCCCAGTGGCTGTCTGTCTTCATagcatgtggtgtgtgtgagcaggagctcccgcagcagcagcagcggcagcggcagcatcaGCTCATTCTGCTGCTGACCTGCTGAAGAACAGAgacatctcctcctctcacctccaGCTCCTGTCCAACAGGATGGACGGTGGAACCACGGGAGAACACTGCACTGGATTATTATGAGTCTGAACGAATGTAAGTGGCTCCGTGAAAACAGTGTATTAATGTTTCCTGAAGTGTGGCAACGTGACATGCAAGAACATATGATTTCTGTGTCGCCTCAGCTTCTTAATCAGCGTTAACACGAGGAATTACTGCACTTTGTTTCACGCATGACACGTTTTGCTTTTGCTGTAgaactttttgttttgaaggaaaatgattcatgtatttttaccttagtcaaaggtcacacactttcctcttcatcatcatcatcatcatcatcatcatcatcctctcccTCAGAAGTAATGATTATAATGATATGTTTATCAAGTTAGAGATTGTTGGATATATTTGGGGTTGTATTTTGTGCAGGGGCATTACTAGGAATGTAGGGGGGCattcacagtttcacagtttcaTTTACAAATGTCAGGACAACAGAGGTTAATGCTTGGTTTTTGTGAAGACACATTTGGTGGCAGGGGTGATATTTAAAGGAGGTTGGCATGTGCCTTGGTAATAATCCAGTAATTCCCTGTCTGTTGAATGTAAAAGTTTACAATTAGTATATTattcaaaaaaaccaaaaacaaaacaagtttgaaTAAATATTACATGCCACACTTTTCCTTCAAAGATATTCAAACACCCtccacacatgtttgtgcatcaATTCCATACGGTctaccacttaatatcaagttataatgagttattgctgtatgtttttttattactggaTTTATTTAGCATCTttccatgtcaaaacaaacactttattttgaaattatgtgaaatatcattataaatatTAGTTTGTAAATagtctttttctcaaaaagtttgacttttttttcacttgaccgacCCCtgactgaccaaactagaccgagtttgagacccctgccctaggcccttaccctaaccatagACAATGTGACAGaacgtgaggaccagccaaaatttCCACACTCCCCATGGTTTGGTCAGCAGATTTGTTGGTTACGTTAGGTCTGCAGTGTAGAACCTGTGATACTTCCACACACAGTAGATGCTTTGGATTCATGATTGTCAGCTCAGGACGATGCTTTATTTTGCTTGTGTTCTACATTTTTTACAtcagaacaacaaaacatcattgtccttttgtccatttttctgATGGGCCAAGGAGGCATTCAAaatgcgccctctgctggaccttACAGTAATTACTTGAGATGGTCTGATACACTTGTAGTCTGTATAGTTTGAGCTCAGATGGGTTTTTATGGTTCCTCCCCCAAGTTTGAACAAATGTCCACGGACTTCTTTGGTGGTAAAATAGCAAATAAGTCATGAAAGGTTTTTGACTCCGGTGATAAAACAGTCTCTAATTGTTTCTCAGAGCTCTTCATTAGACATGGTACTTCCTGAAAAGACCTCCAGACCATCTGCTCCTAAGAGGGTCACGCAGCAGCGTGCTCTGCGGCACCAGAGCTTGCCCTCCCCGGCTCTGTGCTGTGCCTGTGGCCTGTGCATCATGCTGGCAGGCATTAACATCACCCTGGTGGGAGCTTTTGCCTTTGGCACCTTCGTCCCTACTGGTAACCCTCCCATCATCATTGGGCCTCTTCTTTTGCTGATAGCATTGGCCTTCTTTACGGCCTGCTGCGTGGTCAGCAGGAGACCTCGGGCCCAAATGGCCAACAAGGCTAAAGGCGCTGAAAAGTGGGGGTTGATGCGAATGGGTACTGCGGCATTTGAGATGGAGACAAGCGAGCACACGCTGCAGGACACTACAGCCGTTCAGCTCAGCCCCACCAACTCCCCCAGCACCTCTCACAAGTCCGGCTCCAGCCAGGGGGGAGATGCCGCTCTACCTGCCTGCCAGGATGACACCAGTGAGCTGCACAAATCTGAGACCTCTGACGGCAAGGAGAGCACTCCCATACTAACGCTGCCTGCTCACAAGACTTCCTCCACATAGTGTGGACTTCAGCCTGTCTGCAGGGATTCACAGAACGGGTCACGTATAAACCAGTATCCAGATAAATAGCCAGCGGACTGTTAATCTGTAATCCGTTATGTATTATGATTTCTGTAAAGTGCCTTTGAGTATCGtatactatataaatacaatgtCTTATTATTCTTCTATTTATTATAGCATGATGATGATATGGACATATTTAACgaccattttattaggtacaccggACAATAAAGTGGtacctggtgtggtcttctgctgctgtagctcatgTGCTTCAAGGTCTGATGTGCTGCGTGATCAGAGATGGTTTTCTGCCTCTCTTAAGTGCTAATCTTAGTAACTGTTGTGGGTTACTGTTGTCTTTCTATCACATACACAGAGAAGTGCTGCTCACTGactggatgttttctctttttgaatCATTATCTGACATTagtgatggttgtgtgtgaaaatcccagaaGATCAGCAGTTCCTGAAATACTCTTCACACGTTCAAAGCTATCTATTTATACCTTTCTTGCTCATTcggatgctcagtttgaactctGGCAAGTTGTCTCGATGTCTGCATGCCTACATGCATtaagttgctgccatgtgactggctcattagatatttgcattaactagaaattgaacaggtgtacctaaaaAGCGGTGAGTGTATATTGATTTGCCAGAAACGGAAACaagcgatgatgatgataccGTGATCtaagtgcctgtgtgtgtttttactgctgtgCAAAACAATGTGTCAAGGCAGATTACCTTATTATGTTCATGTGTTATGGATCAACTGTGAATCATCAGTGCACGTCACTGTGTGAATGGGAACAGAAGATGAAACTGTTTTTAGCCtcatttgtttgattatttttgtattcaCACCTGACATAAGTGttattatatctttatttttattgtgcatATGTATGTGACCCTGAGATTTGACATAATGGATTTCCaggcacaaatgtgtgtttttaacttcAGTATAGTCAGTATAATGTCATGTTGTAGTGCCACGATGATCAGTTATTATACAGATGTTAATGCATGTTTCGGAtgtctgtactttttttttttataaataaagctcAAATTTTACTTGGCCGTAAGTTACTGTCTGCGGTTTAAAGGAGCgttgcacaaaacaaacaataggaCAAACATACtggtgagaaacacagattgTGAATATAATGCATTGGTTATCTGAGAGAAGCCAGTGACTGCAGTGCAAACAACCCCTTCCAAACATGTTGCCCATCACTTTTAACCAT encodes the following:
- the LOC122781285 gene encoding transmembrane protein 275-like produces the protein MVLPEKTSRPSAPKRVTQQRALRHQSLPSPALCCACGLCIMLAGINITLVGAFAFGTFVPTGNPPIIIGPLLLLIALAFFTACCVVSRRPRAQMANKAKGAEKWGLMRMGTAAFEMETSEHTLQDTTAVQLSPTNSPSTSHKSGSSQGGDAALPACQDDTSELHKSETSDGKESTPILTLPAHKTSST